From Gimesia panareensis, the proteins below share one genomic window:
- a CDS encoding YCF48-related protein, producing MLIFNRRYAHFSLRVAFLEVLLSLCFLSVTSSLQADTGSGAAGSPLLDDANLHAVQFLGPKIGWAVGDRGVIRKTVDGGQSWQFVPSPVDCPLRHICFVTDQIGWIAGGGTAPYGHLNQGVLLFTKDGGQTWTELIQKRLPRLHYVRFFGMKEGVVVGDASVQHASGIFKTEDGGKTWQDITGYESPGYRSAAFFDEQTGVVAGAQGRLTLVGGGGVLPPRFPPQGLRGIQNIQVPLTTTGWMVGDGALLRKTMNRGLVWEMPAGALPDPLKDFTDFKAVEVRGNQIWVAGDPGSVIWHSADGGQTWQQQWTGQSTPLSSIDFVDEQTGYAVGALGTILHTRDGGLSWQSNHGTARRVALMCVHAQPEQISFEMLSKYAGDQGYRSMVMLPIRRDLGPEGPRFQDLDLRLGEAVVSVGASVGQQDWRFPVEIPELEQNADRLIEEWNKHTEGRLAPVTLSRFVAQLRTWRPDVLIIDQPRGKDAASTLMKDAMLQAVRYAADGSRYLEHREQAGLNPWKVKKVFLRLPPGSSGHVSVEADEYLSRLGLTAATAASSGKQILGKDVAGEESRSVYRQIDVDAADGSGTQTVISGGTLFAGIALAPGSAARRQLPEISAADEERNRKLAERQRNLKSIAAKLINDPQLSAQLMSHLKTMTQGLSRRQAALQLEQLAQEYIKHQDLDKAEATCRELVEQYPQEPEAVRAMLWLFQLWSSEEIAWQRNQKVAVERSRSTNSPEQVSNQVQNASRFSDPSTASLLETVRQVGQINTGAPQNWRTQTDENWKKQALAAVRWFQQYAPAFYETPEVQIPLASLYRLIGSHGKADDIFLNYHTPAANESWKKIAKAENWLLHPASAPPRPVYLCKFTKTRPVLDGLLSDECWQSAEELHLTAKPADKGEGAAAVGANPLDRPFVLMSYDREYLYVAASIPIRDELEYPAAPDSGRSYDADLKRQDRLAFAFDIDRDYTTYYQLEVDHRGWTRDSCWIDQSWNPRWYVAREKDRRHWRTEFAIPLSELAPETRVKRSTWGFSVVRILPALGLEGWNHPLTTSPRPDTFGLMRFE from the coding sequence ATGCTGATTTTCAACCGCCGGTATGCTCATTTCTCCCTGCGTGTGGCCTTCCTGGAAGTTCTGCTGTCGCTCTGTTTCCTGAGTGTGACCTCCTCGCTTCAGGCAGACACGGGATCGGGGGCAGCAGGTTCGCCTCTGCTCGATGATGCGAATCTGCACGCGGTTCAGTTTCTGGGACCCAAAATCGGCTGGGCGGTTGGCGACCGGGGTGTGATTCGCAAAACTGTTGACGGCGGACAGAGCTGGCAGTTTGTGCCGAGCCCCGTGGATTGTCCATTGAGACACATCTGCTTTGTCACCGATCAGATTGGCTGGATTGCCGGGGGAGGGACCGCGCCTTACGGTCACCTGAACCAGGGCGTCCTGCTGTTTACGAAAGATGGGGGCCAGACCTGGACCGAACTGATTCAGAAGCGTCTGCCGCGACTGCACTATGTGCGGTTCTTCGGGATGAAAGAAGGGGTCGTGGTTGGTGACGCTTCGGTGCAGCATGCCAGCGGGATCTTCAAAACCGAAGATGGCGGAAAAACCTGGCAGGATATTACCGGCTATGAATCTCCCGGCTATCGCAGTGCCGCGTTTTTTGATGAACAGACCGGCGTCGTCGCCGGTGCTCAGGGACGCCTGACGCTGGTGGGGGGCGGGGGTGTGTTGCCGCCCCGGTTTCCGCCTCAGGGACTGCGTGGCATTCAGAATATTCAAGTTCCACTGACCACGACCGGCTGGATGGTGGGCGATGGGGCGTTATTACGGAAAACAATGAACCGGGGCCTGGTCTGGGAAATGCCTGCCGGGGCACTGCCCGATCCTCTGAAAGATTTTACCGATTTCAAAGCCGTCGAAGTGCGCGGAAATCAGATCTGGGTCGCCGGCGATCCGGGATCGGTGATCTGGCATTCCGCCGACGGAGGTCAGACCTGGCAGCAACAGTGGACGGGACAGAGTACTCCGCTGTCATCAATTGATTTTGTCGATGAGCAGACCGGCTATGCGGTCGGCGCACTGGGAACCATCTTACATACGCGCGACGGTGGTCTGTCGTGGCAGTCGAATCATGGCACTGCGCGTCGCGTGGCGTTGATGTGTGTGCACGCGCAGCCCGAGCAGATCTCGTTTGAGATGTTGAGTAAATATGCAGGCGACCAGGGCTACCGGAGTATGGTGATGCTGCCGATTCGACGCGACCTTGGTCCGGAGGGGCCCCGGTTCCAGGATCTGGATTTACGGCTCGGTGAAGCGGTGGTCAGCGTCGGCGCTTCGGTCGGTCAGCAGGACTGGCGATTTCCGGTTGAGATTCCGGAACTGGAGCAGAATGCCGACCGCCTGATTGAAGAATGGAATAAGCATACGGAAGGTCGGCTGGCCCCGGTAACGTTGAGTCGCTTCGTGGCTCAGCTGCGGACCTGGCGGCCTGATGTGCTGATCATCGATCAGCCGCGGGGGAAGGATGCGGCGTCGACCCTGATGAAAGATGCGATGCTGCAGGCGGTCCGCTATGCCGCCGATGGGAGCCGTTATCTGGAACATCGCGAGCAGGCGGGGCTGAATCCCTGGAAGGTCAAGAAAGTCTTTCTGCGGTTGCCGCCGGGAAGTTCAGGGCATGTCTCTGTCGAGGCAGACGAGTATCTCTCCCGGCTGGGTTTGACGGCTGCGACGGCTGCTTCGTCCGGGAAACAGATCCTGGGTAAGGATGTGGCTGGTGAGGAAAGCCGCAGCGTGTATCGGCAGATCGACGTGGATGCAGCAGACGGCTCGGGGACACAGACTGTGATTTCAGGGGGCACCCTGTTTGCCGGGATTGCACTTGCTCCGGGTTCAGCAGCGCGACGACAACTTCCCGAAATCAGTGCTGCCGATGAAGAGCGAAATCGGAAACTGGCCGAACGTCAGCGGAATTTGAAATCGATCGCTGCAAAGCTGATCAATGATCCCCAGCTATCCGCCCAACTGATGTCGCATCTGAAAACAATGACCCAGGGACTGTCCCGCCGGCAGGCAGCATTGCAGCTGGAGCAGCTGGCCCAGGAGTACATCAAACATCAGGATCTGGATAAAGCCGAAGCGACCTGCCGGGAACTGGTGGAGCAGTATCCACAGGAACCAGAGGCAGTACGGGCGATGCTCTGGCTGTTTCAACTCTGGTCGAGTGAAGAAATTGCCTGGCAGCGAAATCAAAAGGTGGCTGTAGAGCGGAGCCGGTCTACCAATTCTCCCGAGCAGGTGTCGAATCAGGTGCAGAACGCATCGCGGTTTTCGGATCCGTCAACCGCTTCCCTTCTGGAGACGGTTCGGCAGGTGGGGCAGATCAATACCGGGGCACCCCAGAACTGGCGGACGCAGACGGACGAAAACTGGAAGAAGCAGGCCCTGGCGGCGGTGCGCTGGTTTCAACAGTACGCACCGGCTTTTTATGAAACGCCGGAGGTACAGATTCCGCTGGCGTCGCTGTATCGCCTGATCGGTTCGCATGGTAAGGCAGACGATATCTTTCTGAATTATCATACCCCCGCGGCCAATGAGTCATGGAAGAAGATTGCGAAGGCGGAAAACTGGCTGCTGCATCCGGCCAGTGCCCCGCCGCGTCCCGTGTATCTCTGTAAATTCACCAAGACGCGACCGGTGCTGGATGGGCTGCTGTCCGATGAATGCTGGCAGTCCGCCGAGGAATTACATCTCACCGCGAAACCCGCAGACAAGGGGGAGGGGGCGGCTGCTGTCGGCGCCAATCCGCTGGATCGTCCGTTTGTGCTGATGTCGTATGACAGAGAATACCTGTATGTGGCTGCCAGTATTCCGATTCGGGACGAACTGGAATATCCCGCGGCTCCCGATTCCGGACGCAGCTACGACGCGGATCTGAAACGGCAGGACCGCCTGGCTTTCGCTTTTGATATCGATCGGGATTACACGACCTATTATCAGCTGGAAGTCGATCACCGCGGGTGGACGCGCGACAGCTGCTGGATCGATCAGAGCTGGAATCCCCGCTGGTACGTGGCCCGCGAGAAAGACCGGCGGCACTGGCGGACCGAGTTTGCGATACCGCTCAGCGAGCTCGCACCGGAGACACGGGTTAAGCGAAGCACCTGGGGATTTTCGGTAGTGCGAATTCTCCCGGCGCTGGGTCTGGAAGGCTGGAATCATCCGCTGACGACCTCGCCTCGACCGGATACGTTCGGCCTGATGCGGTTTGAGTAG
- a CDS encoding N-acetylglucosamine kinase → MTSLHSRQLVLGIDGGGSKTTAALAVVSDDHEFHVVGRGTAGASNLNAVGLEAAAIELKLAIERAFQSAGAKEHQAAVLCMGMSGAGRPTEQNAWAEWAVQNQIADEVVVVTDAETVLAAGTPQGTGVALIAGTGSLAFGKDATGTEVRAGGWGYLLGDEGGGYQLAIAAIKAVLKAVDGRGPETLLQSRILQALGLTASEELIGYVYQDPGDRSEVARLSRLVFAAAAEDDPVARSILEQGVNELAELVLAVARRLHFKADEYALALTGGILLHQRDYRVSLLERLANEQLAPLAVECVDDPSLGAIRIAVRLLG, encoded by the coding sequence ATGACGTCATTACACTCCCGACAGCTGGTGCTGGGGATCGACGGAGGCGGCTCGAAAACGACCGCGGCACTGGCGGTGGTCTCGGATGATCACGAATTCCATGTCGTGGGGCGGGGCACCGCGGGGGCTTCGAATCTGAATGCCGTCGGTCTCGAAGCAGCGGCAATCGAATTAAAGCTGGCGATCGAACGTGCATTTCAGTCGGCGGGGGCGAAAGAGCATCAGGCAGCGGTACTCTGCATGGGGATGTCAGGCGCGGGACGACCAACCGAGCAGAACGCCTGGGCAGAGTGGGCGGTGCAGAACCAGATTGCAGATGAAGTGGTCGTGGTGACCGATGCCGAAACGGTGCTGGCGGCTGGTACTCCTCAAGGAACGGGAGTGGCTTTGATTGCAGGAACGGGTTCGCTGGCGTTTGGGAAAGATGCGACTGGAACCGAAGTGCGTGCCGGAGGCTGGGGCTATCTGCTGGGTGATGAAGGAGGCGGGTATCAACTGGCGATCGCGGCAATCAAGGCCGTTCTGAAAGCGGTGGACGGACGGGGACCAGAGACGCTGCTGCAATCCCGTATCCTGCAGGCTCTAGGTTTAACAGCGTCTGAGGAACTGATCGGTTATGTCTATCAGGACCCGGGAGATCGGAGCGAAGTGGCACGCTTGTCTCGACTGGTATTTGCAGCGGCTGCAGAGGACGACCCGGTGGCCCGCTCGATTCTGGAACAGGGAGTTAACGAGTTAGCGGAACTGGTGCTGGCGGTGGCCCGACGGCTGCATTTCAAAGCAGATGAGTATGCCCTGGCGCTGACCGGGGGGATTTTACTGCATCAGCGTGATTATCGGGTCTCTCTGCTGGAGCGTCTTGCCAATGAACAGCTCGCACCACTGGCAGTCGAGTGCGTGGACGATCCCAGTCTGGGGGCGATTCGAATTGCGGTCCGCCTGTTGGGTTAG
- a CDS encoding TIR domain-containing protein codes for MARRKIKINLPGLLRMLGENIYAEPDVAVREMIQNAHDTSIIRTTLDESFSNPSIEVTFNHEQGTLTFADNGAGMTEDELHKNLSTVGESFTRIQRDELHGANAEKSALLIGQFGIGLLSAFSISERVEVYTRSYQHDQTGCFWSCEGDIHYTTELYDKPEVGTRIVLYLLDSKMELLDEKRLRQAIKKYADFLSVPILLQGKQVNSTTPPWEEDEGQTDLHEYIQSRWGLFPLGLIPFNSASAQSEDGQPLPNVSGLLFIPLIPFELTRDFGEVDVYITRMFIKANDKELLPHWARFVKGVINTSELTPTLSRGEVIIDEAYRRVQDLLGGIIIAYLRMLQQKDVEKLKLLVGAYNNTIKARALEDDAFFDAICDLVRVNTDLGHITIQEYLEKSDNVIYYFAESGSGTQHKLLFSHKGLPVIDASWGMEEYFLEAYAKRKGLKVERLAADSGVIFREPDTVSGKWETLELAFKQRIGKEARAVEFEPETVPAVLVARPLQQEDKELANINAVGAQTGVSSDAIKQMFQKMAKSKSLRVSESDTFLHLNIKNPLINQLRDMPRSETFDLALNCIYNNSLMFAHHYVSADNAEVIFEANNRAFSAMIANAQALTKQQEALAKVERERDELTRRIPHWSLPSQRTIVELSLRTKFQSFDEDIENQIVKRIQSLVTLAPPIVTLGSYSGSTKFAIELTVEQASQLLFLFQSGKLEDLGISDIRVLADAAVTGIVEEKTQRSAYDVFLCHNTNDKTEVRRIGIYLRSRGILPWLDDWELRPGIPWQDELQKHIEKIPSAAVFVGDSEVGPWQNIELNAFIKEFIDRKCPVIPVLLRSCRREPKLPVFLNTMKQVDFRKRRPDPISMLIWGITGKKQ; via the coding sequence ATGGCACGTCGCAAAATCAAGATCAATTTGCCAGGATTGTTACGGATGCTGGGCGAGAACATTTACGCCGAGCCGGACGTAGCCGTACGCGAGATGATTCAGAACGCCCACGATACGTCTATCATTCGCACGACCCTCGATGAATCATTCTCAAACCCATCAATCGAGGTCACATTCAACCACGAGCAGGGTACGTTGACCTTCGCAGACAACGGCGCGGGCATGACCGAGGACGAATTGCATAAGAACCTTTCCACCGTCGGCGAAAGTTTTACTCGTATCCAGAGGGACGAACTGCACGGTGCCAACGCCGAGAAATCCGCGTTGTTGATCGGCCAATTTGGAATCGGGTTGCTGTCGGCATTCTCTATCTCCGAGCGAGTCGAGGTCTATACCCGCTCGTACCAACACGATCAGACTGGGTGCTTTTGGAGTTGCGAAGGTGACATTCACTACACGACCGAATTGTATGACAAACCTGAGGTTGGTACGCGCATCGTGCTGTACCTGCTGGACAGTAAGATGGAATTGCTCGACGAAAAGCGGCTCCGTCAGGCTATCAAGAAATACGCCGATTTCCTCTCGGTCCCCATCTTGCTTCAGGGCAAGCAAGTGAACTCTACTACTCCTCCCTGGGAAGAGGATGAAGGTCAGACCGACTTGCACGAGTACATCCAATCCCGTTGGGGCCTGTTCCCGCTGGGGCTAATCCCGTTCAACTCGGCCAGCGCACAATCCGAAGATGGCCAGCCGTTGCCCAACGTTTCAGGTCTGTTGTTCATTCCACTGATCCCCTTTGAGTTGACGCGAGATTTTGGCGAAGTCGATGTGTACATCACACGTATGTTCATCAAAGCCAACGACAAGGAACTGCTGCCCCACTGGGCACGGTTCGTTAAGGGTGTGATCAACACCTCAGAGCTAACCCCCACACTCAGCCGCGGCGAGGTCATCATTGACGAGGCCTACCGTCGCGTGCAAGACTTGCTGGGTGGCATTATTATTGCCTATCTCAGAATGCTCCAGCAGAAGGATGTCGAGAAACTCAAATTACTGGTTGGAGCATACAACAACACGATCAAGGCCCGCGCACTGGAAGACGACGCTTTCTTCGATGCCATCTGTGATCTGGTCCGCGTCAATACTGACCTAGGCCATATTACGATCCAGGAATACTTGGAGAAATCCGATAACGTGATTTACTACTTTGCTGAGAGCGGTTCCGGCACGCAGCACAAGCTGTTGTTCTCGCACAAAGGCCTGCCGGTGATCGACGCCAGTTGGGGCATGGAAGAATACTTCCTGGAAGCGTATGCCAAGCGCAAGGGCCTGAAGGTCGAGAGGCTGGCCGCCGATTCCGGAGTAATTTTCCGGGAGCCGGACACGGTTAGTGGAAAGTGGGAAACGCTGGAACTGGCGTTCAAGCAGCGGATCGGGAAGGAAGCCCGCGCAGTCGAGTTTGAGCCAGAAACCGTGCCTGCGGTGCTGGTTGCCCGACCGCTACAGCAGGAGGACAAGGAACTGGCGAATATCAACGCAGTTGGTGCACAAACGGGGGTCAGCAGCGACGCGATCAAGCAGATGTTTCAGAAGATGGCCAAGTCCAAGAGTCTACGTGTGTCGGAATCCGATACATTCCTGCACTTGAATATCAAGAATCCACTGATTAACCAGCTTCGCGATATGCCTCGTTCGGAGACTTTCGACCTGGCGCTGAACTGCATTTATAACAACTCCTTGATGTTCGCGCATCATTATGTATCAGCTGACAATGCAGAGGTCATCTTCGAGGCCAACAACCGGGCCTTTTCGGCTATGATTGCCAACGCACAAGCCCTGACAAAACAGCAAGAAGCTCTGGCTAAGGTTGAAAGGGAACGAGATGAATTAACTCGGCGTATTCCGCATTGGTCGTTACCTTCACAAAGAACGATCGTCGAACTAAGTTTGCGCACCAAATTCCAAAGCTTCGATGAAGATATAGAAAACCAAATTGTGAAAAGGATTCAATCTTTAGTAACTTTAGCGCCACCTATTGTTACACTTGGGAGTTACTCTGGTAGTACAAAATTCGCTATCGAATTAACCGTTGAACAGGCATCCCAACTGTTGTTTCTATTTCAGTCTGGCAAATTGGAAGACCTTGGAATAAGCGATATTCGGGTTCTTGCTGATGCTGCAGTAACTGGAATTGTCGAAGAGAAAACGCAGCGCAGTGCATACGATGTATTTCTCTGCCATAACACCAATGACAAGACAGAGGTGCGCAGAATTGGAATATATCTACGGTCACGGGGTATTCTCCCTTGGCTGGATGATTGGGAGTTGCGACCAGGTATCCCTTGGCAGGATGAGCTTCAAAAACATATTGAAAAAATCCCATCGGCCGCAGTGTTCGTAGGTGATTCGGAGGTCGGGCCGTGGCAGAATATAGAACTCAACGCTTTCATCAAGGAGTTTATTGACCGGAAATGCCCAGTCATTCCAGTCCTGCTTCGTTCTTGTCGCAGAGAGCCGAAGCTGCCTGTTTTTTTGAATACAATGAAACAGGTAGACTTCAGGAAGAGACGACCTGATCCAATCAGCATGCTGATTTGGGGTATTACCGGTAAGAAACAGTAA
- a CDS encoding ribonuclease H family protein has protein sequence MGYLIGMDEAGYGPNLGPLVITACLWEVPGDPRDFDFWQALESVVSNSRPSRKSDLLHVADSKDVHSSAKGLGPLERSTFPFLQVLNGESQVDSLGKLWQLLVASPAHLEEIQQHPWNGDDRFALPTVVEAEAMSDSGKNLKAALEEAGIQLRAICSEIVLPERFNHLCSEYGSKGVMLTRLCMRLLTRVWDRESDAPTLIIGDKHGGRNRYDEFLDEILDGEMIFRVEESTARSVYRVGATEIRFQTKAEAHFPVAVSSMVCKYTREVMMEQFNQFWSEHVPDIKPTKGYPVDARRFKSEIADAQAQLEIADHLLWRGQ, from the coding sequence ATGGGTTACCTGATTGGCATGGACGAAGCCGGCTATGGGCCAAATCTGGGGCCACTTGTGATTACTGCCTGCTTGTGGGAAGTGCCCGGGGATCCGCGCGACTTTGATTTCTGGCAGGCGCTGGAGTCTGTCGTTTCCAACAGTCGTCCGTCCCGGAAATCCGATCTGCTGCATGTCGCTGATTCGAAGGACGTGCATTCCTCGGCGAAGGGACTGGGGCCGCTGGAACGCTCGACGTTCCCTTTTCTGCAGGTTCTTAATGGTGAAAGCCAGGTCGATTCACTGGGAAAGCTCTGGCAGTTGCTGGTCGCTTCGCCCGCGCATCTGGAAGAGATTCAGCAGCATCCCTGGAACGGCGACGACCGGTTTGCTCTGCCAACGGTTGTCGAAGCAGAGGCGATGAGTGACTCCGGGAAGAACCTGAAGGCGGCACTGGAAGAGGCGGGAATCCAGCTCAGGGCGATCTGTTCGGAGATTGTGTTACCCGAGCGATTCAATCACCTCTGCAGCGAGTATGGCAGTAAAGGTGTGATGCTGACGCGACTCTGTATGCGGCTGCTGACGCGGGTCTGGGATCGGGAGAGTGATGCACCGACACTGATTATTGGCGATAAGCACGGCGGTCGGAACCGCTACGATGAATTTCTGGATGAGATCCTGGATGGGGAGATGATCTTTCGCGTGGAGGAGTCGACCGCGCGGAGCGTGTATCGCGTGGGGGCGACGGAGATTCGCTTCCAGACCAAGGCCGAAGCACATTTTCCGGTCGCTGTTTCCTCGATGGTCTGTAAGTACACGCGGGAAGTGATGATGGAACAGTTCAACCAGTTCTGGTCGGAACATGTGCCGGATATCAAACCGACCAAAGGCTATCCGGTCGATGCGCGGCGTTTCAAAAGTGAGATTGCTGACGCTCAGGCACAGCTGGAGATCGCAGATCATCTGCTCTGGCGCGGTCAGTGA
- a CDS encoding SDR family NAD(P)-dependent oxidoreductase produces MNPQPVAMITGAAGGIGGETAVRFAEQGYDCVLLALPSEDLSPVTSRIQDTGRQFLICTGDLSDLEYARSAVEQCMSAWGRIDVLVNNAAWREITTMRNIELTSWEKTLRVCLTAPAFLARWCAAQMEPRGQGVIINVSSIQSQMAAGISPAYVAAKGALDSLTYELATLYGPSGIRVLSVNPGAIDTAMGQDIAVDQQETATKIRQASEDMIPLRRWAHPREIARSIVMLAGNDASYLTGTSVTIDGGWKQQCSPYSVKHLQIPDQFPEE; encoded by the coding sequence ATGAATCCGCAACCGGTCGCCATGATCACAGGAGCCGCGGGAGGCATCGGAGGGGAAACCGCCGTCCGTTTCGCGGAACAGGGCTATGACTGCGTGCTGCTCGCCCTCCCGTCCGAAGATCTCAGCCCCGTCACCAGTCGCATTCAGGACACCGGTCGTCAGTTCCTGATCTGCACCGGCGACCTCTCAGACCTGGAGTACGCCCGGTCGGCCGTCGAACAGTGCATGTCGGCCTGGGGACGGATTGACGTCCTCGTCAACAATGCCGCCTGGCGCGAGATCACCACCATGCGCAACATCGAACTGACCAGCTGGGAAAAAACACTCCGCGTCTGTCTGACCGCCCCCGCTTTTCTCGCACGCTGGTGTGCCGCACAGATGGAACCCCGGGGACAGGGAGTGATCATCAACGTCTCCAGCATTCAGTCTCAGATGGCAGCCGGTATCAGCCCGGCTTACGTCGCCGCCAAAGGAGCTCTGGATTCTCTGACCTACGAGCTGGCGACCCTGTATGGCCCCTCAGGCATCCGCGTACTCAGTGTGAACCCCGGTGCGATCGACACCGCCATGGGACAGGACATCGCCGTCGATCAACAGGAAACCGCAACAAAGATTCGACAGGCCTCCGAAGACATGATTCCCCTCCGGCGCTGGGCTCACCCGCGCGAAATCGCCCGCAGTATCGTGATGCTGGCAGGCAACGATGCCAGCTATCTCACCGGAACCTCCGTCACCATCGACGGCGGCTGGAAACAGCAGTGCTCGCCCTACTCCGTGAAACACCTGCAAATCCCCGATCAGTTCCCTGAAGAATAA
- the murQ gene encoding N-acetylmuramic acid 6-phosphate etherase — protein MLEHLTTEQRNPDSDRIDAMSSLEIVQLMNAQDASVAAAVAKESKTIAAAVDLIADAFQRGGRLVYIGAGTSGRLGVLDASECPPTFNSPPEQVVGLIAGGRVALTNAVEGAEDHPEFAIADLQELDLNKDDVLVGIATSGRTPYVIAALKYAREQGAAAIAFTCNQQNQLAEVADLTICPVVGPEVVTGSTRLKAGTATKMVLNMLTTGAMVRIGKTYGNLMVDLRATNQKLVDRSIRILIAFTDLPREEAEVVLEECHGELKTAIVSVKRNVSPERAEELLKQAGGQLRRVLEAAGD, from the coding sequence ATGTTAGAGCATTTAACGACCGAACAACGCAACCCGGATTCCGACCGGATCGATGCCATGAGCAGCCTGGAAATCGTTCAGTTGATGAACGCGCAGGATGCCAGCGTGGCTGCGGCGGTCGCGAAAGAATCAAAAACGATTGCTGCCGCCGTTGATCTGATCGCGGATGCTTTTCAACGGGGAGGTCGTCTGGTTTACATCGGTGCCGGGACTTCGGGGCGGCTGGGCGTTCTGGATGCGAGTGAGTGTCCGCCGACGTTTAACAGTCCGCCCGAGCAGGTCGTGGGGCTGATTGCGGGGGGCAGGGTGGCTCTGACGAATGCCGTTGAGGGGGCCGAGGATCATCCAGAGTTTGCGATTGCTGATTTGCAGGAACTCGATCTGAACAAAGACGATGTTCTGGTGGGGATCGCGACGAGTGGACGCACGCCTTATGTGATCGCTGCCTTGAAGTATGCCCGCGAGCAGGGGGCAGCAGCGATCGCCTTTACCTGCAATCAGCAGAATCAGCTGGCGGAGGTGGCGGATCTGACCATCTGTCCGGTCGTGGGGCCGGAGGTGGTGACCGGTTCGACGCGTCTGAAGGCGGGGACTGCGACCAAAATGGTGTTGAACATGCTGACCACTGGAGCCATGGTGCGGATCGGAAAAACGTATGGCAACCTGATGGTTGATCTGCGGGCGACGAATCAGAAACTGGTCGACCGTTCGATTCGGATCCTGATTGCTTTTACGGATCTGCCGCGCGAAGAAGCGGAGGTGGTTCTGGAAGAGTGTCATGGCGAGTTGAAGACAGCGATTGTCAGTGTGAAGCGGAATGTTTCTCCTGAGCGAGCGGAGGAACTGCTCAAACAGGCGGGCGGTCAGCTGCGACGGGTGCTGGAAGCGGCCGGTGACTGA
- a CDS encoding sodium:solute symporter, which produces MNIAIGNVDLIILALYLAGVIWFGSWIGGKQKDLSDYLLGGKTLPWWAILGSIVATETSTVTFLSVPGIAYQPDGNLQFLQLPLGYIVGRFLVIVFLLPLYFRGEIYSAYEVFKKRFGGKTERLSSLTFIVMRTLADGLRLYLTALVLEKVVGIPISACVVVIGIGTIIYTCLGGMKSVVWNDCLQFVIYIAGALFAFGVIIESLPDGWSGYQQFAVTNHKWAMFDFEWDLSKTYTFWAGLVGGMFLSMATHGADQLMIQRYLGARNQRDAARALGFSGFVVFLQFALFLLLGIGLAAFYQSFPPATPFEKPDEVFATFIIDNLPKGIKGLTLAAVFAAAMSTLSSSLSSTTSALVNDFYLPLTSTTKQQSELVRISRVFTVLFGLAQIFVGIASQSIESSVVGNVLAIAGISTGLILGIFFLATFSQRASQASALFGFLVGLATVLYVAFGIKGTVAWPWYTLIGASTVFIFGIISSRFLPASQQTHTEMEE; this is translated from the coding sequence GTGAATATCGCCATCGGAAATGTCGATCTGATCATCCTGGCTCTCTACCTCGCCGGTGTCATCTGGTTCGGATCCTGGATCGGAGGCAAACAGAAAGACCTCTCCGATTATCTGCTCGGCGGAAAAACACTTCCCTGGTGGGCCATCCTCGGTTCAATTGTGGCCACCGAAACCAGCACCGTCACCTTTCTGAGTGTGCCGGGCATCGCTTATCAACCGGACGGTAACCTCCAGTTCCTGCAGCTTCCCCTGGGCTATATTGTGGGACGTTTCCTGGTCATCGTGTTTCTACTCCCCCTCTATTTTCGCGGTGAAATCTATTCGGCTTATGAAGTCTTCAAAAAACGGTTCGGCGGCAAGACGGAACGACTCTCTTCACTCACCTTTATCGTGATGCGCACCCTGGCCGACGGACTGCGACTCTACCTGACGGCACTCGTCCTGGAAAAAGTGGTCGGCATCCCGATCTCTGCCTGCGTGGTCGTCATCGGTATCGGCACGATCATTTATACCTGCCTGGGAGGGATGAAATCGGTCGTCTGGAACGACTGCCTGCAGTTTGTGATCTACATCGCCGGCGCCCTGTTTGCCTTTGGCGTCATCATTGAATCCCTGCCTGACGGCTGGAGCGGTTATCAGCAGTTCGCAGTCACCAATCACAAATGGGCGATGTTCGACTTCGAGTGGGACCTGTCTAAGACGTACACATTCTGGGCCGGACTGGTGGGAGGCATGTTCCTCTCCATGGCAACCCATGGGGCCGACCAGTTGATGATCCAGCGCTACCTCGGCGCCCGCAACCAGCGCGACGCCGCCCGGGCACTCGGCTTCAGCGGCTTTGTGGTCTTCCTGCAGTTCGCCCTGTTTCTGCTGCTGGGTATCGGCCTGGCGGCCTTCTATCAAAGTTTCCCGCCGGCGACTCCGTTCGAAAAGCCAGATGAAGTCTTCGCCACCTTCATCATCGACAACCTCCCCAAAGGCATTAAAGGGCTCACGCTGGCAGCCGTCTTTGCCGCCGCGATGTCGACGCTCTCCAGTTCACTCAGTTCCACTACCAGTGCACTGGTCAACGACTTTTATCTGCCGCTGACCTCCACCACGAAACAACAGTCGGAGCTGGTACGGATCAGCCGTGTGTTCACGGTCCTGTTCGGACTGGCACAAATCTTTGTCGGAATCGCCAGCCAGTCCATCGAAAGCAGCGTCGTCGGAAACGTACTCGCGATTGCCGGCATCTCTACGGGCCTGATCCTCGGCATCTTCTTTTTAGCCACTTTCAGCCAGCGGGCCTCCCAGGCATCAGCCCTGTTCGGCTTTCTCGTCGGATTAGCCACAGTGCTGTATGTGGCGTTCGGGATCAAAGGCACAGTCGCCTGGCCCTGGTATACGCTCATCGGCGCCAGCACGGTCTTTATCTTCGGCATCATCAGCAGTCGCTTCCTGCCAGCTTCTCAACAGACACATACAGAAATGGAAGAATAA